One window from the genome of Argonema galeatum A003/A1 encodes:
- a CDS encoding GNAT family N-acetyltransferase: MKASFFSKSPTMPYTHRLATPEDAKAIAPLMSAFSQERESADPSMILKPKYDFEQYVAYQLTKPLSFCWVLEDNNKSIVGFFFAYTYDENPPATLPEELRQHQERENPFQPRRVGSVLGLYVQPKHRHPEAIKQLIEAGIQKAESLQVTDIDVLISAEQTGIQSLLERLGFQKAAVQYTRHYDIAKDAELPSLHPPHPELPEVTPPAPSAIPLRDPHTNELVRKPNGEPIFLMPLRDEKGELILTADNLPIYPTPLRDPKENNWVFDASGELVVCPVLRDESDRIMEHQGIVQFHPPAYELVEGGLRLKRDAEGNCVFCQVERGKDGKIVRSPDGMPVFKQPLLV; the protein is encoded by the coding sequence ATGAAAGCTTCATTTTTCTCCAAATCTCCAACCATGCCATACACCCATCGCCTCGCCACCCCAGAAGATGCCAAAGCGATCGCACCCCTCATGTCCGCCTTCTCACAAGAAAGAGAATCCGCCGACCCTTCCATGATTCTCAAACCCAAATATGATTTTGAGCAATATGTCGCCTATCAATTAACCAAACCTCTCTCCTTCTGTTGGGTATTAGAAGATAACAATAAATCCATCGTCGGCTTTTTCTTCGCCTACACCTACGACGAAAACCCACCAGCAACTTTACCGGAAGAATTGCGCCAACACCAAGAACGAGAAAATCCCTTTCAACCGCGCCGGGTTGGTTCTGTTTTGGGACTTTACGTGCAACCGAAACACCGACATCCAGAAGCAATTAAACAATTAATTGAAGCAGGTATTCAAAAAGCAGAATCTCTGCAAGTTACCGATATCGACGTGCTAATTTCTGCCGAACAAACCGGGATTCAATCCTTACTAGAACGCCTCGGTTTCCAGAAAGCAGCAGTGCAATATACCCGCCATTACGATATCGCCAAAGATGCGGAATTACCCAGCTTGCATCCCCCCCATCCAGAATTACCGGAAGTCACCCCACCCGCACCCAGCGCCATTCCTTTGCGTGACCCCCACACCAACGAACTCGTCCGCAAACCTAATGGCGAACCAATATTTTTAATGCCTTTACGGGATGAAAAAGGCGAATTAATTCTCACCGCCGACAATTTGCCAATTTACCCCACACCATTGCGCGATCCGAAGGAAAATAATTGGGTATTCGATGCTAGCGGCGAATTAGTAGTTTGTCCCGTATTGCGGGATGAAAGCGATCGAATTATGGAACACCAAGGCATTGTGCAGTTCCATCCACCAGCTTATGAATTAGTGGAAGGAGGACTTCGCCTGAAGCGAGATGCTGAGGGAAACTGCGTTTTCTGCCAAGTGGAACGGGGTAAGGACGGGAAAATTGTGCGATCGCCCGATGGGATGCCAGTATTCAAACAACCGCTTTTGGTGTAA
- a CDS encoding NB-ARC domain-containing protein, producing the protein MIPLDFLKAVASEQGVSDTELEALSLALSGEPIPAIATKLDIRPEAVRKRLGEIYKKFHITGAGPGKLAKLQQILVSLYQKDQKQHIFAALPEPVDGEVAIAQPRQDWSEAPDVSIFYGRKEDLAQLSHWIVEEHCRLVALLGMVGIGKTTLSVKLAQQLQGEFDCVIWRSLRHAPPARDFIADLLQFLSHQRKPYLPESLDEKISYLLEYLKNARCLVILDNLETILRPGDFAGHYEDKYKGYGELLRRVGEEPHNSCLILTSVEKPREIALQEGETLPVRSWQMTGLHDEEAAEILKSKRLTDESKWGNLIKVYRGNPLALKIVSTTIQELFCGSVTQFLKQRPTLVLRDMRDLIAQEFERLSKLEKEIANWLAIVGHPIFLTDLKNNIWIPVSELKLFEALESLGRRSLIEKNLAGFTLPPVAMDYVKNLLVEEISEEIFQTIKTGNPENIEMLKHYCLSIEADKEEKNESPNTSLILPIAESLRQVVRNKSSLQEQLQQILAKIQQSSPLEVGYAIDNLQNLIDELK; encoded by the coding sequence GATTCCCTTAGACTTTCTGAAAGCTGTAGCAAGCGAACAAGGCGTATCCGACACGGAACTAGAGGCGTTGTCCCTAGCTTTGTCGGGCGAACCGATTCCCGCGATCGCAACTAAACTAGACATCAGACCGGAAGCTGTCCGCAAGAGACTGGGCGAAATTTACAAGAAATTTCACATTACTGGCGCTGGGCCGGGAAAATTAGCTAAATTGCAGCAAATCCTGGTTTCGCTATACCAAAAAGACCAGAAACAGCACATTTTCGCTGCATTACCGGAACCTGTGGATGGGGAAGTTGCGATCGCACAACCGCGCCAAGATTGGAGTGAAGCACCCGATGTCTCAATTTTCTACGGTCGCAAAGAAGATTTAGCGCAACTATCGCACTGGATCGTAGAGGAACATTGCCGACTGGTGGCGCTGCTAGGAATGGTGGGAATTGGCAAAACCACCTTATCGGTGAAACTGGCGCAACAACTACAGGGTGAATTTGATTGCGTGATTTGGCGATCGCTGCGTCACGCGCCACCAGCGAGAGATTTTATCGCCGACTTGCTGCAATTTTTATCCCATCAACGGAAACCGTATTTACCAGAGAGTTTGGATGAGAAAATTTCCTACTTATTAGAATACTTAAAAAATGCTCGCTGTTTGGTGATATTAGATAACTTGGAAACCATTCTTCGACCTGGAGATTTCGCCGGACACTACGAGGATAAATATAAAGGATATGGCGAACTACTGCGGCGAGTGGGAGAAGAACCGCACAACAGTTGTCTTATCCTCACTAGCGTAGAAAAACCGAGAGAAATTGCCTTGCAGGAAGGAGAAACCCTACCCGTTCGTTCCTGGCAAATGACAGGTTTGCATGATGAGGAAGCAGCCGAAATCCTAAAATCGAAACGCTTAACAGACGAGTCGAAGTGGGGAAATTTAATTAAAGTTTATCGAGGCAATCCCTTAGCCCTAAAAATTGTTTCCACCACGATTCAAGAGCTATTTTGCGGCAGCGTTACCCAATTCCTGAAACAGCGACCCACTTTGGTTTTGCGAGATATGCGCGATTTAATAGCTCAGGAATTCGAGCGGTTATCGAAGTTGGAAAAAGAAATAGCAAATTGGCTAGCAATTGTAGGTCATCCCATCTTTTTAACCGACTTAAAAAACAATATTTGGATACCAGTATCCGAATTGAAACTCTTCGAGGCGTTGGAGTCTTTGGGGAGGCGATCGCTCATCGAAAAAAACTTAGCAGGTTTCACGTTACCACCAGTAGCGATGGACTACGTGAAAAACCTGTTAGTGGAGGAAATATCAGAAGAAATCTTCCAAACAATTAAGACTGGCAACCCCGAAAATATAGAAATGCTCAAACATTATTGCTTGAGCATAGAAGCTGACAAAGAGGAGAAAAATGAAAGCCCAAATACATCTTTAATCCTCCCAATTGCAGAAAGCTTACGCCAAGTTGTGCGAAATAAAAGTAGCTTGCAAGAACAGTTGCAGCAAATCTTAGCTAAAATACAACAAAGCTCTCCGCTAGAAGTGGGGTATGCCATTGATAACCTACAAAATCTGATTGACGAACTCAAATAA
- a CDS encoding filamentous hemagglutinin N-terminal domain-containing protein: protein MKQGVSQIKISIALTICCLATTNPTVAQVIPDATLPTNSIVTPQNNTNLIEGGTSSGSNLFHSFAEFSIQTDTQVRFNNSLQIQNIFSRVTGNSVSNIDGLIEANGTANLFLINPNGIIFGPNARLNIGGSFLASTANSIKFADGTSFSATAGQTTPLLTVSVPVGLQFGETPQRIVANKPVGSGNITIPPSNIDRNQYKDFPTVPPQLIVDEALTRIGNLVGKLLISRSGLVVKSGQTLALVGGDIALEGGILGAREDASTPGGRIELGSVAGGSSVSITPTAKGFALGYEGATGFGNINLSRGAFVDVSGSGSGEMQVRGDRVTLTDTSAIFAATLGNSDGGEFSIRAGELTVTGNSVLGAVTIAQGRSADISINATNLTVQKGFIGSLAGPLLGGNSTGDAGNLTIEVTDSINLRDSLFDQLPSGIFAATGNQGKGGNITISTGRLLARDGGQIAVTTGGTGKAGTIRVSARGSIQLIGDSPDNLLRSGIIVSSFGDGDAGDLIVETGELTVQGGAAISGATRIGAGGNVTVKVSGTAEVAGTTTVPLIPGARLFSSDISANTLGSGKAGNVFVQAERLIVRDGAGVTAATLGAAGRGPAGNLTVDAGSIRLDGGTISAETKEGNFGNINLRSGDLQMRNQSQITTNATGTGGNITINTDVLAALENSDITANSTDSRGGQVRISTQGIFGATVRREITPNSDISASSRLGPQFDGVVDIEIPEIDRTQGLQKVPQTPENARIATGCQATGAQQSSFTNIGMGGLPPNPTGPLSSYAIWTGLRSPSAASPNNNEPLTIDREQLGDGKIIEAQGWVRGANGEIILTAQAPRVTPYAASPTSSRCYAP, encoded by the coding sequence ATGAAACAGGGTGTCAGCCAAATTAAAATTTCGATCGCATTAACCATTTGCTGTTTGGCTACAACTAACCCGACTGTGGCGCAAGTTATCCCAGATGCGACTCTCCCGACAAATTCGATCGTCACGCCTCAAAACAACACCAATTTAATTGAAGGAGGAACTTCTTCGGGAAGCAATTTATTCCATAGTTTTGCAGAATTTTCCATTCAGACTGACACCCAGGTTCGCTTCAATAATTCCCTTCAAATTCAGAATATTTTCAGCCGAGTCACAGGTAATTCTGTTTCCAATATCGATGGTTTAATAGAAGCCAACGGTACTGCCAATTTATTTTTAATTAATCCTAACGGGATTATTTTCGGCCCTAATGCTCGGTTGAACATCGGCGGATCTTTTCTAGCAAGTACGGCGAATAGCATCAAATTTGCAGATGGGACTTCTTTCAGCGCCACAGCAGGGCAAACAACTCCTCTGCTAACAGTCAGCGTACCAGTTGGTTTGCAATTTGGAGAAACACCACAAAGAATAGTTGCCAACAAGCCAGTTGGGAGTGGAAATATCACTATTCCGCCCAGCAATATCGATCGCAACCAGTATAAAGACTTCCCGACAGTTCCCCCACAATTAATCGTTGATGAAGCGCTGACTCGAATTGGAAACTTAGTCGGAAAACTGCTGATTTCTCGCAGCGGTTTAGTGGTGAAATCCGGTCAAACTTTAGCTTTAGTGGGAGGAGATATAGCTCTGGAAGGCGGTATTCTGGGAGCAAGGGAAGATGCCAGCACGCCGGGAGGACGAATCGAACTCGGTAGCGTTGCAGGTGGGAGTAGCGTCAGCATTACGCCAACGGCGAAAGGTTTTGCGCTGGGCTATGAGGGTGCAACCGGATTTGGTAATATCAATTTGTCTCGAGGAGCTTTCGTCGATGTTAGTGGTTCTGGGAGTGGTGAGATGCAAGTGCGAGGCGATCGCGTTACGCTTACCGATACTAGCGCTATTTTCGCCGCTACTTTGGGAAATAGCGACGGGGGAGAATTTTCTATCCGTGCGGGAGAGTTAACCGTCACCGGAAACTCGGTTTTGGGTGCAGTCACCATCGCACAGGGGAGAAGCGCCGACATCAGCATCAATGCGACAAACCTGACAGTACAAAAAGGTTTCATCGGTTCTCTTGCAGGTCCCCTCTTGGGAGGAAACTCGACGGGGGATGCGGGTAATCTCACTATTGAAGTCACCGATTCCATCAACCTGCGAGATAGCTTATTCGATCAGTTGCCCAGCGGTATTTTTGCTGCCACGGGAAATCAGGGCAAAGGTGGCAACATAACCATCTCTACCGGGCGCTTGCTGGCGCGGGATGGAGGGCAAATCGCAGTCACTACGGGGGGTACGGGAAAAGCGGGAACGATACGAGTCAGCGCCAGGGGATCAATACAGCTAATTGGAGATTCACCGGATAACCTGCTTCGCAGTGGCATCATCGTGTCGAGTTTTGGCGATGGCGATGCTGGGGATTTAATTGTCGAAACCGGAGAATTGACCGTGCAAGGTGGTGCTGCCATTTCAGGTGCAACTCGCATAGGTGCAGGTGGAAACGTGACGGTGAAAGTATCGGGGACGGCAGAAGTAGCGGGTACCACAACCGTGCCTTTGATTCCGGGTGCCAGACTGTTTTCCAGCGATATCTCTGCCAATACCTTGGGGAGTGGCAAAGCTGGGAATGTTTTCGTGCAAGCGGAACGTTTAATCGTGCGGGACGGTGCGGGAGTCACGGCAGCAACTCTCGGCGCGGCGGGAAGGGGACCTGCTGGTAATCTTACAGTTGATGCTGGTTCGATTCGGTTGGATGGGGGAACGATTAGTGCCGAAACAAAAGAAGGTAACTTTGGGAATATTAACTTGCGATCGGGCGATTTGCAAATGCGTAACCAAAGTCAAATCACCACCAACGCTACCGGAACTGGCGGAAATATTACTATTAATACTGATGTGTTAGCTGCTTTGGAAAATAGCGATATCACTGCCAATTCTACTGATAGCCGAGGCGGACAAGTGAGAATTAGCACTCAAGGAATTTTTGGCGCTACCGTTCGCAGAGAAATTACACCAAATAGCGATATCAGCGCAAGTTCCCGACTCGGGCCTCAATTTGATGGCGTTGTAGATATTGAAATTCCAGAAATCGATCGCACTCAAGGATTGCAGAAAGTACCCCAAACTCCCGAAAATGCACGCATCGCCACAGGTTGTCAAGCAACTGGCGCACAACAGTCAAGTTTTACCAACATCGGCATGGGTGGATTGCCACCAAACCCCACTGGGCCACTTAGCAGTTATGCTATTTGGACTGGTTTGCGATCGCCCTCAGCAGCTAGCCCAAATAACAACGAACCCCTGACAATCGATCGCGAACAGCTCGGAGATGGCAAAATTATAGAAGCTCAAGGCTGGGTGCGAGGTGCGAATGGTGAGATTATCCTGACGGCCCAAGCACCCAGAGTTACACCTTACGCTGCTTCACCTACGTCCTCTCGCTGCTATGCCCCATAA
- a CDS encoding XisI protein yields MEQLEQYRQLVQQVLAEHNKYKPSYGDIEQFTIADTQNDHYQLATIGWEGDRRVFSCLIHIDIKGDKIWIQHDGTEVGVANQLIQLGIPKQSIILGFHDPNARKFTEFALN; encoded by the coding sequence ATGGAACAACTAGAACAATATCGCCAATTGGTTCAGCAGGTACTTGCAGAACACAATAAGTATAAGCCTTCCTATGGAGACATAGAGCAATTTACGATCGCCGATACCCAAAACGATCATTATCAGTTGGCAACAATTGGCTGGGAGGGCGATCGCCGCGTATTTAGTTGCTTGATTCATATTGATATCAAGGGCGATAAAATTTGGATTCAGCATGACGGCACGGAGGTAGGGGTTGCCAATCAACTGATTCAGTTAGGAATACCCAAACAATCAATTATCCTTGGTTTTCACGATCCAAATGCTCGAAAATTCACAGAATTTGCCCTTAATTAA
- a CDS encoding CHASE2 domain-containing protein, protein MSYCLNPKCPNPSEPKNSNQLFCSNCGWELILQQRYRVIQPLGKGGCGEVFEVDDKGTPKVLKRLSQKSSKFIALFQQEARVLTRLRHPGIPKVEKDGYFQYQPEGSRNPIHCLVMEKIEGLNLEQWLEFRENKPIGEEDAIVWLLQLIDILEKLHQSQYFHRDIKPSNIMLKPDGQLVLIDFGTVREITDTYLAKIGTNRELTSVQTFGYTPSEQINGKPLPQSDFFALGRTFVHLLTGKELDEFEEDKESKILWRDSATHISKPLTDLIDWLMEPSARKRPPNAEVIRQCLKKLQSGNGNFSWSIDENINSKSEILEELQSASTVYLKPKWRGWQIAMFSSALATSLVMGVRYLGWLQPWEMSAFDRLMQMRPPEKADTRILVITVDEKDLQYQDEKKWNRKDSLSNEAVGLLWQKLTTHKPRVIGLNIFRPTGFEPKLANAIQNNDRFIATCAGADANNPGTPSPPGMPLERLGFADMPDDGLFIRRQLLTMSTDPTCNTTESFNMRVAESYLGKKLDLEKIKAKQLTYNAGGYQLPAEKAQGYQILINYRKADFQQVKLREILDNYKDSQLSTMVRDRIVLIGAVNEGDMYLTPYSKGTWPKRMPGVVIQAHMISQLISADLDNRSLLWWWPEGGEILWIWIWSLVGGIFSWQLRSPIYLVIAVSVAITMISGLCFLFLLFAGWIPLVPSVLALASGGGSFAAYAASKNKQNN, encoded by the coding sequence ATGAGTTACTGCCTAAATCCCAAGTGTCCGAACCCATCCGAACCGAAAAATAGCAATCAATTATTTTGCAGCAATTGCGGATGGGAATTAATTTTACAACAGCGTTATCGGGTAATTCAACCTTTGGGTAAAGGAGGTTGCGGCGAAGTTTTTGAGGTAGATGATAAGGGTACGCCGAAAGTCTTGAAACGGTTAAGCCAAAAATCTTCCAAATTTATTGCCCTATTTCAACAAGAAGCAAGAGTTCTCACTCGATTGCGACATCCGGGAATTCCGAAAGTAGAGAAAGACGGTTATTTTCAATATCAACCTGAAGGCAGTAGAAACCCGATACACTGCTTGGTGATGGAGAAAATTGAAGGCTTGAATTTGGAGCAATGGTTGGAATTTAGGGAAAATAAACCGATTGGGGAAGAGGATGCGATCGTCTGGTTATTGCAATTAATAGATATTCTGGAAAAACTTCATCAAAGCCAGTATTTTCATCGAGATATCAAGCCATCTAACATCATGCTCAAACCGGATGGACAATTGGTGTTAATTGACTTCGGTACAGTCCGAGAAATCACTGATACTTACTTAGCAAAAATCGGTACAAACAGAGAATTAACCAGCGTTCAAACATTCGGATATACACCTTCGGAACAAATTAATGGTAAACCATTACCTCAATCCGATTTCTTTGCGCTGGGACGCACTTTCGTGCATTTGTTGACAGGTAAAGAACTAGATGAATTTGAAGAGGATAAAGAATCAAAAATACTGTGGAGAGATAGCGCTACGCACATTTCCAAACCCTTGACAGATTTGATAGATTGGTTGATGGAACCATCGGCAAGAAAGCGTCCTCCCAATGCAGAAGTTATCCGCCAATGTTTGAAAAAATTGCAATCTGGAAACGGTAATTTTTCATGGTCGATCGATGAAAATATTAACTCCAAATCTGAAATTTTAGAAGAATTGCAAAGCGCAAGTACGGTTTATTTAAAACCCAAATGGCGCGGTTGGCAAATAGCGATGTTTTCCAGTGCATTAGCAACCAGTTTGGTGATGGGAGTCCGATACTTAGGTTGGTTGCAACCTTGGGAAATGTCGGCGTTCGATCGGCTTATGCAAATGCGTCCTCCTGAAAAAGCAGATACGCGAATTCTGGTAATCACTGTGGATGAAAAAGACCTTCAATATCAAGATGAAAAAAAATGGAATCGAAAAGACTCATTATCAAATGAAGCAGTCGGATTACTCTGGCAAAAACTAACAACTCATAAACCGCGAGTAATCGGTTTAAATATCTTTCGTCCTACGGGTTTTGAACCAAAATTAGCAAATGCAATCCAAAATAACGATCGATTTATAGCTACCTGTGCTGGTGCTGATGCGAATAATCCGGGTACTCCTTCCCCTCCAGGTATGCCGCTAGAACGCTTGGGTTTTGCTGATATGCCTGATGATGGTTTATTTATTCGTCGTCAGCTATTGACGATGAGTACCGATCCCACTTGTAACACTACTGAATCCTTTAATATGCGGGTAGCGGAAAGTTACTTGGGTAAAAAGCTAGATTTAGAAAAAATTAAAGCGAAACAGCTAACATATAATGCTGGTGGATATCAATTGCCAGCAGAGAAAGCACAAGGCTACCAAATTTTAATAAATTATCGCAAGGCTGATTTCCAACAAGTTAAACTGAGAGAAATTTTGGATAATTATAAGGATTCGCAACTATCTACTATGGTGCGCGATCGCATCGTTTTGATCGGCGCTGTCAATGAAGGAGATATGTACTTGACTCCCTACAGTAAGGGAACATGGCCAAAGCGAATGCCAGGTGTGGTTATTCAGGCGCACATGATAAGTCAACTTATTAGTGCTGATTTAGATAACAGATCGCTGCTGTGGTGGTGGCCCGAAGGGGGAGAAATTCTGTGGATTTGGATTTGGTCTTTAGTGGGAGGTATATTTAGTTGGCAGTTGCGATCGCCAATATATTTGGTAATAGCGGTTAGTGTTGCTATCACTATGATTTCCGGATTATGCTTTTTATTTTTACTATTTGCTGGTTGGATACCACTCGTGCCGTCAGTGCTAGCTTTGGCGAGCGGCGGGGGTAGTTTTGCCGCTTATGCGGCATCTAAAAACAAACAAAATAACTAG
- a CDS encoding CHAT domain-containing protein, with amino-acid sequence MPHKHRLKFTRRSLRLILLTATSLLLTLSFGQMLSATPLPIKQVQTQLIAPNSNLLQTAENLNDRGRREFEQGDVEAALNSWKQAELAYRQAPNHNENEIMGIQINQAQAMQALGQYLQAEKLLTKINQNLKTKPDSEIKFLALFSLGNVWRVTGKLRDSEDVLKECLNLAQALQSIQNVSDVQLSLGNTALAQAKRAQAVKDENKEKAEIQKALSFYKTVVNSNASPTTKLKAQLNLLYLLGEQKRWPEAENLWPQIKDNVNQLPDSPFAIEARINLVSSLLKIRENSSQTLPDQKEIYQILQTALQQAKRLRNGHWESYALGSLGSFYEANEQYSEALEVTEKALILAQSKQAWDIVYQWQWQLGRLYNVLGDRKSAIAFYETAVNSLQFLRQNLAAIDLEGQFSFRDDVEPVYRELVDLLLQPEGAENEPSQENLKKARKVIESLQLAEIENFFREACLQAKPEQIDDIIDKSDPTAAVIYPIILRDRLEVILKLPNKPLRHNVTRIRESEVEETVKQLRKYLKEPDRTKKVKELSERVYDWLIAPFETDLEIKIEPEKSLIKTLVFVLDGELRNIPMSALYDSEKYLIERYAIALTSGLQLLDPKPIPQGQIDALIAGATNAPSFEKEGFGSLPNVREELDEVAKQLRSSRELTNEKFLKTNFQNQLELATFSIVHLATHGKFSSDPDRTFILAWDGRLNIKELDNLLRLSDRNGSNTIELLVLSACQTALGDKRAALGLAGVAARAGARSTVATLWQVYDRSTAKLMIEFYKNLFRNSNKLSKAEALRQAQLSLLTNPSYKAPYYWSAFILLGNWF; translated from the coding sequence ATGCCCCATAAACATCGGCTGAAATTCACTAGGCGATCGCTTCGATTAATCCTTTTAACTGCTACATCGCTGCTTTTAACCTTAAGCTTCGGACAGATGTTGTCTGCAACGCCTTTGCCTATCAAACAAGTCCAAACTCAATTAATTGCACCTAATTCAAACTTATTACAAACTGCCGAAAATCTCAACGATCGAGGGCGTCGGGAATTTGAACAAGGGGATGTAGAAGCTGCCTTAAATAGCTGGAAACAAGCCGAATTAGCCTACCGACAAGCACCCAACCATAATGAAAATGAGATTATGGGTATCCAGATCAACCAAGCACAAGCCATGCAAGCTTTAGGGCAATATTTGCAAGCCGAAAAATTATTAACCAAAATCAACCAAAATCTCAAAACAAAACCAGATTCAGAAATAAAGTTTTTGGCATTGTTTAGTCTTGGCAATGTTTGGCGAGTGACTGGTAAGTTACGAGATTCCGAGGATGTATTGAAAGAATGTTTGAATCTGGCTCAAGCGTTACAGTCTATTCAGAATGTTAGTGACGTTCAGCTTAGTTTGGGGAACACTGCTTTAGCTCAAGCCAAACGCGCCCAAGCTGTCAAGGATGAAAATAAAGAGAAAGCGGAAATTCAAAAAGCTTTAAGTTTTTATAAAACAGTAGTAAATAGTAATGCTTCGCCAACCACAAAGTTAAAAGCGCAATTGAATTTGCTATATTTATTAGGAGAACAAAAGCGATGGCCAGAGGCTGAAAATTTATGGCCTCAAATTAAAGATAATGTCAATCAGTTGCCTGACAGTCCTTTTGCGATCGAGGCACGTATTAACTTAGTTAGCAGTCTTCTCAAAATTCGAGAAAATTCATCGCAGACACTCCCCGATCAAAAAGAAATTTACCAAATTTTACAGACAGCTTTGCAACAAGCAAAAAGGTTGAGAAATGGCCATTGGGAATCTTATGCTCTCGGTAGCTTGGGAAGTTTCTACGAGGCGAATGAGCAATATTCAGAGGCGCTGGAAGTTACCGAAAAAGCTTTAATTTTAGCGCAATCAAAACAAGCTTGGGATATTGTTTATCAGTGGCAATGGCAGTTAGGACGATTATATAATGTTTTGGGAGATAGAAAAAGTGCGATCGCATTTTACGAAACAGCAGTCAACTCCCTTCAATTTTTACGCCAAAACTTAGCAGCGATCGATCTAGAAGGTCAGTTTTCGTTTCGCGATGATGTCGAACCAGTTTATCGCGAATTAGTAGATTTGCTCTTGCAACCAGAAGGTGCAGAAAATGAACCCAGTCAAGAAAATTTAAAGAAAGCTCGTAAAGTAATAGAGTCTCTCCAATTAGCAGAAATAGAAAACTTTTTTCGGGAAGCTTGTTTGCAAGCAAAACCGGAGCAAATCGACGATATTATAGATAAATCAGACCCGACAGCAGCAGTTATTTATCCGATTATTTTACGAGATAGACTGGAAGTTATCCTTAAATTGCCTAATAAACCTTTGCGCCATAACGTAACTCGCATACGGGAAAGCGAAGTAGAAGAAACAGTCAAGCAGTTGCGAAAATATTTGAAAGAACCCGACCGAACTAAAAAAGTTAAGGAATTGTCCGAGCGGGTATATGACTGGTTGATCGCACCTTTTGAAACCGATTTAGAAATTAAAATAGAACCAGAAAAAAGCCTGATAAAAACTTTGGTATTCGTGTTGGATGGTGAGTTGCGGAATATCCCGATGTCAGCTTTGTACGACAGTGAAAAATATTTGATTGAAAGGTACGCGATCGCTCTTACTTCCGGTTTACAATTGTTAGACCCTAAACCTATACCCCAAGGACAAATAGATGCGTTAATTGCTGGAGCAACTAACGCTCCAAGCTTTGAAAAAGAAGGTTTTGGTTCTCTACCTAACGTTAGGGAAGAATTAGATGAAGTTGCCAAACAACTACGCAGCAGTCGAGAGCTTACCAATGAAAAGTTTCTCAAAACCAACTTTCAAAATCAGTTGGAATTGGCTACATTTTCTATAGTTCACTTAGCAACTCACGGCAAATTCAGTTCCGATCCCGATCGCACTTTTATTCTCGCTTGGGATGGACGCCTGAATATCAAAGAATTGGATAATTTGCTGCGTTTGAGCGATCGCAACGGTTCTAATACCATTGAATTACTCGTCCTGAGTGCTTGTCAAACCGCTTTAGGTGACAAAAGAGCAGCTTTGGGACTGGCGGGAGTAGCTGCGCGAGCAGGCGCACGCAGTACGGTAGCAACCTTGTGGCAGGTGTACGATCGTTCTACTGCTAAATTAATGATAGAATTCTACAAAAATTTATTTAGAAATTCAAATAAGTTATCCAAAGCAGAAGCATTGCGACAAGCTCAATTAAGTCTGTTAACTAATCCTTCCTACAAAGCTCCCTATTACTGGTCAGCTTTTATTCTGTTGGGTAACTGGTTTTGA
- a CDS encoding DUF928 domain-containing protein: MESMMALIKMIYHKIKLASTIASALLILGSYASVMWAKTDKLVSASDNARESRIPLLTAQNQSNTSENGRPPDRKGGSRGDCLDKKDTSLSSLLSLFALTQSDDEPGLTIKIHPTFYVYVPYTPNEATSAEFSLQDKNDNDIYRTHITLPATPGVVSISIPPTSPPLEIDKNYVWHFKVYCRKREGEDKPTPDFVQGRVQRISLTSELNRQLNAAQTSQERIAFYARNNIWYERLDELSLINLKILLLIATGLNY, from the coding sequence ATGGAATCGATGATGGCTTTGATAAAGATGATTTACCACAAAATAAAACTGGCTTCTACCATCGCTTCGGCACTACTTATTTTGGGAAGTTACGCCTCAGTAATGTGGGCGAAAACAGATAAATTAGTTAGCGCTTCAGATAATGCTAGAGAGAGTAGAATTCCCTTATTAACTGCACAAAATCAATCGAACACTTCAGAGAACGGTAGACCGCCCGATCGAAAGGGTGGAAGTCGTGGCGATTGCCTTGATAAAAAAGATACATCGCTTTCGTCACTTTTATCGCTTTTTGCTTTAACGCAGTCTGATGATGAACCAGGTTTAACAATCAAAATTCATCCAACTTTTTATGTTTATGTTCCTTACACTCCCAATGAAGCTACTTCTGCCGAGTTTTCCTTGCAAGATAAAAATGATAACGATATTTATCGAACCCATATTACACTACCCGCAACGCCTGGTGTTGTCAGCATTTCTATCCCTCCCACAAGTCCGCCTTTGGAAATTGATAAAAATTATGTTTGGCACTTTAAAGTTTATTGTCGAAAACGAGAAGGGGAAGACAAACCAACGCCTGATTTCGTGCAAGGACGGGTACAACGAATTTCGCTAACCTCCGAATTAAATAGACAGTTAAATGCGGCGCAAACATCCCAAGAACGCATAGCTTTTTATGCTAGAAATAATATTTGGTACGAGCGCTTGGATGAGTTAAGTCTCATCAATCTAAAAATACTACTCCTAATAGCGACTGGACTGAATTACTAA